In one Miscanthus floridulus cultivar M001 unplaced genomic scaffold, ASM1932011v1 fs_516_1_2, whole genome shotgun sequence genomic region, the following are encoded:
- the LOC136532033 gene encoding GEM-like protein 4: MRKSSSDHVIGVPVTSKAYGIEEVSSRDPSFRKGDAGDHLAVSLTHPSPYASFGYKHSSSKGQVIHWVSKLGRRAQGFREHVTLGPKLSETVKGKLSLGARILQAGGVERVFRQAFPADKGERLVKALQCYIYTTGGPIAGMLFVSTKKVAFRSDRPITVTSPGGRDTARVTYKVVVPLRRIHKVRPTENVDRPEEKYIHVATVDGFEFWFMGFVSYQRSCKYMQQAVPELQ, translated from the exons ATGAGGAAGTCGAGCAGCGACCATGTCATCGGCGTCCCGGTCACCTCCAAGGCGTATGGGATAGAGGAGGTGTCGTCCAGGGATCCGTCCTTCAGGAAGGGCGACGCCGGCGATCACCTTGCTGTCTCGTTGACGCACCCCAGCCCTTATGCGTCTTTCGGCTACAAACACA GCAGCAGCAAGGGTCAGGTGATCCACTGGGTGAGCAAGCTGGGCAGAAGGGCGCAAGGCTTCAGGGAGCACGTGACCCTGGGGCCGAAGCTGTCGGAGACGGTGAAGGGGAAGCTGAGCCTGGGCGCGCGGATCCTGCAGGCCGGCGGCGTCGAACGCGTGTTCCGGCAGGCCTTCCCCGCCGACAAGGGCGAGCGGCTGGTGAAGGCGCTGCAGTGCTACATCTACACCACGGGCGGGCCCATCGCCGGGATGCTCTTCGTCTCCACCAAGAAGGTCGCCTTCCGCAGCGACCGCCCCATCACCGTCACCTCCCCCGGGGGCCGCGACACGGCGCGGGTCACCTACAAGGTGGTGGTCCCGCTCCGGAGGATCCACAAGGTGCGGCCCACCGAGAACGTCGACCGGCCGGAGGAGAAGTACATCCACGTCGCCACCGTGGACGGCTTCGAGTTCTGGTTCATGGGCTTCGTCAGCTACCAGCGGTCGTGCAAATACATGCAGCAGGCCGTCCCGGAGCTGCAATGA